Proteins co-encoded in one Capsicum annuum cultivar UCD-10X-F1 chromosome 9, UCD10Xv1.1, whole genome shotgun sequence genomic window:
- the LOC107843029 gene encoding pentatricopeptide repeat-containing protein At2g37320, giving the protein MNKLLFRYGIRKNLSLTKINKPLKGQRFLDILAPKKPNVTKNHRKNHLQLIEDFLQTSSEQNCKHPTDKKPSFSCSVESNEQDCKHPFDKTSSFSCSMEGDSISLLFKFHKEGSKIGVSLVSNTVSLCASKRDFSVGIQVHGMVIVNGFLSNVYVGSSLITFYSNFGGIVDAYQVFDEMPVRNVVSWSTMVYAFALENDLDMCLKLYKGMMGLALRPNEFTFTILLSACMGSGCFGHGKSIHCHIILMGYGSYVHVANAVLSMYCKCGEVKDAFDVFESMKSKDLVSWNSMICGYGQQGHGIQAIELFEEMKKRKVRPDSITFLGVLSSCRHSGFVKEGMSYFYSMVDYGVKPELDHYSCIVDLLGRARLLEEAREFIKKMPIQPNGVIWGSLLMSCRLQGNFWLGIEAAENRLALEPWSTSTHLQLVNLYAGLGYWDQAARVQKLMKDNGLKRDPGYSWIEISNQVFRFTAEDISVGHIKSIASLVDMLVDHMKSFGVEEIDYCE; this is encoded by the coding sequence ATGAACAAACTCCTTTTTCGTTATGGCATCAGAAAAAATTTGTCACTCACCAAGATAAATAAGCCATTAAAGGGCCAAAGATTTCTTGATATCTTAGCTCCAAAGAAACCAAATGTGACCAAGAATCACCGAAAAAATCATCTTCAACTCATTGAGGACTTTCTTCAAACATCTTCTGAGCAAAATTGCAAACACCCAACTGATAAAAAACCGTCTTTTTCATGTTCAGTGGAAAGTAATGAGCAAGATTGCAAGCACCCATTTGATAAAACATCATCCTTTTCGTGTTCAATGGAAGGTGATTCCATCTCATTGTTATTTAAGTTTCATAAAGAAGGGTCAAAAATTGGGGTGAGTTTAGTATCAAACACTGTGAGTTTATGCGCGTCGAAAAGGGATTTTAGTGTAGGGATTCAAGTACATGGTATGGTTATTGTTAATGGGTTTTTATCAAATGTTTATGTTGGTAGTTCTTTGattactttttatagtaattttggaGGAATAGTGGATGcgtatcaagtgtttgatgaaatgcctgtGAGAAATGTTGTGTCTTGGAGTACTATGGTATATGCGTTTGCGTTGGAGAATGATTTGGATATGTGTTTGAAATTGTATAAGGGTATGATGGGGTTGGCGTTGAGGCCTAATGAGTTTACGTTTACGATCTTGTTGAGCGCGTGTATGGGTAGTGGGTGTTTTGGTCATGGGAAGAGTATTCACTGCCATATAATTCTCATGGGGTATGGGTCCTACGTACATGTTGCGAATGCAGTTTTATCGATGTATTGTAAATGTGGGGAAGTAAAGGATGCGTTTGACGTTTTTGAAAGTATGAAGAGTAAAGATTTGGTGTCGTGGAACTCGATGATTTGTGGATATGGACAGCAAGGACATGGAATTCAAGCTATTGAACTTTTTGAGGAAATGAAGAAGCGAAAAGTGAGACCTGATTCCATTACTTTCCTTGGGGTGTTATCTTCTTGCCGTCATTCAGGTTTCGTTAAAGAAGGCATGTCGTATTTTTATTCAATGGTTGATTATGGTGTGAAGCCAGAGCTAGATCATTACTCATGTATAGTGGATCTTCTTGGACGGGCGCGTTTATTAGAAGAGGCTCGTGAGTTTATCAAGAAAATGCCAATTCAACCAAATGGTGTCATCTGGGGTTCCTTGCTTATGTCGTGTAGGCTTCAGGGGAACTTTTGGTTGGGGATTGAGGCTGCTGAGAATAGGCTTGCACTGGAACCATGGTCCACCTCTACTCACTTGCAGTTGGTAAATTTATACGCTGGTTTAGGATACTGGGATCAAGCAGCTAGAGTGCAGAAGTTGATGAAAGATAATGGACTTAAAAGGGATCCTGGTTATAGTTGGATAGAGATAAGCAATCAAGTTTTTCGATTTACTGCTGAAGATATATCGGTGGGACATATTAAATCAATTGCTAGTTTGGTGGATATGTTGGTGGATCACATGAAAAGCTTTGGTGTAGAAGAAATTGATTATTGTGAATAG
- the LOC107842209 gene encoding pathogenesis-related leaf protein 4, producing the protein MRLFKHTLLLVCLMILVIFYSCDAQNSPQDYLKVHNDARAEVRVGPMSWDAALATKAQNYSNSRRGDCHLIHSGPGENLAKGSGDFTGRRAAQLWVEEKPNYNYDSNRCVGGPCGHYTQVIWRNSTRLGCGRARCNNGWWFICCNYAPPGNIIGRRPY; encoded by the coding sequence ATGAGGTTGTTCAAACATACATTGTTGCTCGTTTGTCTCATGATATTAGTCATCTTTTACTCTTGTGACGCCCAAAATTCACCTCAAGACTATCTTAAAGTTCACAATGATGCCCGAGCCGAAGTTAGGGTTGGGCCTATGTCTTGGGATGCTGCCTTGGCAACCAAAGCACAAAACTACTCCAACTCAAGAAGGGGTGATTGCCACTTGATTCATTCTGGTCCAGGGGAGAATCTTGCTAAGGGTAGCGGTGACTTCACGGGGAGGCGTGCCGCGCAATTGTGGGTGGAGGAGAAACCTAACTACAATTATGATTCCAACCGATGCGTTGGTGGACCATGCGGACACTATACTCAAGTAATCTGGCGTAACTCAACCCGACTAGGTTGTGGTCGGGCTCGTTGTAACAACGgatggtggttcatttgttgcaactaTGCTCCTCCGGGCAACATCATCGGACGACGTCCTTACTAA